One Alkaliphilus sp. B6464 genomic window carries:
- a CDS encoding 3-methyl-2-oxobutanoate dehydrogenase subunit VorB, whose translation MAKVLMKGNEALGAAAIKAGCKYFFGYPITPQSELPEFMSRELPKVGGAFVQAESEVAAINMIYGAAGTGTRVLTSSSSVGVALKQEGISYIAGAELPCVIINISRGGPGLGGIQPSQADYFMSTRGGGNGDYRHPVYAPATVQEAVDLTMEAFNVADYYRTPVIVLGDGMIGQMMEPVEFNEPKKRELPAKDWATTGTEGKRKPNIINSLFLDPQALEDHNWKLDRKYKEIEENETMYEMYKMDDAEIVFVAYGTTSRIVKNSVEALRAEGIKAGLIRPITLWPYPTKAFDEIPASAKALISVEMSTGQMIDDVKIANEGRLPVHFYGRTGGMVPTPDAIIAKAKEVLGGVK comes from the coding sequence ATGGCTAAAGTATTAATGAAGGGAAACGAAGCTCTTGGTGCTGCTGCTATTAAGGCAGGATGTAAATATTTCTTCGGTTACCCAATTACACCACAAAGTGAATTACCTGAATTTATGTCTAGAGAATTACCAAAAGTTGGCGGAGCATTTGTTCAAGCTGAATCAGAAGTAGCTGCTATCAATATGATATATGGTGCTGCTGGTACAGGAACAAGAGTACTAACATCTTCATCTTCTGTAGGAGTTGCTCTAAAGCAAGAAGGAATAAGCTATATCGCTGGTGCTGAGCTACCATGTGTTATTATAAATATTTCTAGAGGTGGTCCAGGACTAGGTGGTATTCAACCTTCTCAAGCGGATTACTTTATGTCTACAAGAGGTGGAGGAAACGGAGACTATAGACACCCAGTATACGCTCCAGCTACAGTTCAAGAAGCTGTTGATTTAACAATGGAAGCTTTCAACGTAGCTGATTATTATAGAACTCCAGTAATCGTACTAGGAGACGGTATGATTGGTCAAATGATGGAGCCTGTTGAGTTTAACGAGCCTAAGAAAAGAGAATTACCTGCAAAAGATTGGGCAACAACAGGAACAGAAGGTAAGAGAAAGCCAAATATCATTAACTCTTTATTCTTAGATCCACAAGCACTTGAAGACCATAACTGGAAATTAGATAGAAAATACAAAGAAATAGAAGAAAATGAAACAATGTATGAAATGTACAAAATGGACGATGCAGAAATTGTATTCGTAGCTTATGGTACAACTTCAAGAATTGTTAAAAACTCAGTTGAAGCATTAAGAGCAGAAGGAATTAAAGCAGGACTTATTAGACCAATTACTTTATGGCCATATCCTACAAAAGCATTTGATGAAATTCCAGCAAGTGCAAAAGCTTTAATATCTGTAGAAATGAGTACAGGTCAAATGATCGATGACGTAAAAATTGCAAACGAAGGAAGACTTCCAGTACACTTCTACGGAAGAACAGGTGGTATGGTTCCTACACCAGATGCAATCATCGCAAAAGCTAAGGAAGTCTTAGGGGGTGTAAAATAA
- a CDS encoding 4Fe-4S dicluster domain-containing protein, which yields MAKIKGKVTFDENRCKGCTLCTTVCPVKIIKMDTSRINIKGYHPATVEEMDKCIACASCATICPDVVITVEKED from the coding sequence ATGGCAAAGATTAAAGGTAAGGTTACATTTGATGAAAATCGATGCAAGGGATGTACTCTATGTACAACTGTTTGTCCAGTTAAAATAATTAAGATGGATACAAGCAGAATTAATATTAAAGGATATCATCCAGCTACAGTGGAAGAAATGGATAAGTGTATTGCATGTGCAAGCTGTGCAACTATTTGTCCAGATGTTGTTATTACTGTAGAAAAAGAAGATTAA
- a CDS encoding nucleotide-binding protein, translating into MLNDNRVRIIIGHYGSGKTEFSVNYAINLAQEGKKVALADLDVVNPYFRSREKFKLLQSYGIEVESSYVEGSGTDLPSISAGILGPMQNESYDFVMDVGGDSMGARTLGRYQEYLVEGNYDMFCVVNANRPETQTIEGIIHHIQSIERTSRAKVTGLINNTHLLRYTTVEDVLKGQELCKAVSKELNIPIKYISAIESVAKDIPKDLEGQIMPIKMIMREDWM; encoded by the coding sequence ATGCTTAATGATAATAGAGTCCGTATAATAATAGGACATTATGGAAGCGGTAAAACCGAGTTTTCTGTAAACTATGCTATTAACTTAGCGCAGGAAGGTAAAAAAGTGGCATTAGCTGATTTAGATGTTGTTAATCCATATTTTAGAAGTAGAGAAAAATTTAAACTTTTACAGAGTTATGGAATTGAAGTAGAATCAAGCTATGTAGAGGGATCTGGAACTGACCTGCCTTCTATATCTGCTGGTATTTTAGGACCAATGCAAAATGAAAGCTATGATTTTGTAATGGATGTTGGTGGAGATTCAATGGGCGCAAGGACTTTGGGTAGATACCAGGAATATTTAGTAGAAGGTAACTATGATATGTTTTGTGTAGTAAATGCTAATAGACCTGAGACCCAAACAATAGAGGGTATTATACACCATATTCAGTCTATTGAAAGAACATCAAGGGCTAAAGTAACAGGGCTTATTAACAACACACATTTGTTAAGATATACTACTGTTGAAGATGTTTTAAAAGGTCAAGAACTTTGCAAGGCAGTTTCTAAGGAACTAAATATACCAATTAAGTATATTAGTGCTATTGAAAGTGTTGCAAAGGATATACCAAAGGATTTGGAAGGTCAAATAATGCCTATTAAAATGATTATGCGTGAAGATTGGATGTAG
- the buk gene encoding butyrate kinase — protein MSEIYRILTINPGSTSTKIAIFDNEKNVFEEVLRHSSEEIGKYATIFDQYEFRKNVILETLNEKGINLTKLDAVVGRGGLLKPIEGGTYSVDENMINDLKVGVMGQHASNLGGIIASEIAGQLNIPSFIVDPVVVDELNEIARISGIPQLDRKSIFHALNQKAVARRAAKDMGKGYEDINVIVAHLGGGVSVGAHKNGRVIEVNNALDGDGPFSPERSGGLPAGQLAKLCFSGEYTLDEIKKLITGKGGLVAYVGSNDGREVVAMIEKGDKKAELVYKAMAYQVAKEIGACAAVLKGKVDAIILTGGIAYDKEFTAWIKEDVEFISEVLIYPGEDEMIALAEGGLRVLRGEEEAKKYQ, from the coding sequence ATGAGCGAAATTTATAGAATATTAACGATTAACCCAGGATCTACATCAACAAAAATTGCTATTTTTGATAATGAGAAAAATGTATTTGAAGAGGTATTAAGACATTCATCTGAGGAAATTGGAAAATATGCAACTATATTTGACCAATATGAATTTAGAAAAAATGTTATTCTTGAAACATTAAATGAAAAAGGAATTAATTTAACTAAATTAGACGCTGTAGTAGGTAGAGGCGGTCTTTTAAAGCCTATCGAAGGTGGAACATACTCAGTAGATGAAAATATGATTAATGACTTAAAGGTAGGAGTTATGGGACAACATGCATCTAACCTTGGTGGAATAATTGCTAGCGAAATAGCTGGACAATTAAATATCCCATCATTTATAGTTGATCCAGTTGTTGTTGATGAATTAAATGAAATTGCTAGAATTTCTGGCATCCCGCAATTAGATAGAAAAAGCATATTCCATGCATTAAACCAAAAAGCTGTTGCAAGAAGAGCAGCAAAGGATATGGGAAAAGGATATGAAGATATAAATGTTATTGTGGCTCACCTAGGTGGTGGAGTTTCTGTAGGAGCTCATAAAAATGGAAGAGTTATCGAAGTTAATAATGCTTTAGATGGAGATGGACCATTCTCACCTGAAAGATCTGGTGGACTACCAGCAGGACAGTTAGCTAAACTTTGTTTCTCTGGAGAATATACTCTTGATGAAATTAAAAAGTTAATCACTGGTAAAGGTGGACTTGTTGCATATGTTGGAAGCAATGATGGTAGAGAAGTTGTTGCTATGATAGAAAAAGGCGATAAAAAAGCTGAACTTGTATATAAAGCAATGGCTTACCAAGTAGCTAAAGAAATTGGTGCTTGTGCTGCTGTATTAAAAGGTAAAGTAGATGCTATAATCCTAACTGGCGGAATTGCATATGATAAAGAATTTACAGCATGGATTAAAGAAGATGTTGAATTTATTTCAGAAGTTTTAATTTACCCAGGGGAAGATGAAATGATAGCCTTAGCTGAAGGTGGATTAAGAGTATTACGTGGAGAAGAAGAAGCAAAAAAATACCAATAA
- the ptb gene encoding phosphate butyryltransferase has protein sequence MIRNFQDVMEIAKQRGPKTISVACAQDSEVLSAVNQAKDAGIADVILVGDKEKIEEIAAEKNIDVAKFEIIDIKDLTEASRKAVELVSTGKAHMVMKGLVDTSIILKAVLDAEIGLRTGNVLSHVAVFDVKEYDRLFFVTDAAMNLAPDLNAKKQIIENTVQVAHALDINEPKVAAVCAVEKVNPKMKDTVDAAALEEMNKNGEITGCIVGGPFALDNAVSMEAAKHKGITHPVAGQADILLVPDIEAGNILYKSMVFFAGAKNAGLIMGAKAPVVLTSRADSDEAKLYSIALGVLCAAKLF, from the coding sequence ATGATTAGAAACTTTCAAGATGTAATGGAAATAGCTAAACAAAGAGGACCTAAAACAATTTCAGTAGCTTGTGCTCAAGATTCTGAGGTTTTATCAGCTGTTAATCAAGCTAAAGATGCAGGTATTGCTGATGTTATCTTAGTAGGAGATAAAGAAAAAATTGAAGAAATTGCAGCTGAAAAGAATATTGATGTAGCTAAATTTGAAATTATTGATATTAAAGATTTAACTGAAGCTTCTAGAAAAGCAGTAGAATTGGTTTCTACTGGAAAAGCCCATATGGTAATGAAAGGTCTAGTAGATACTTCTATTATTTTAAAAGCTGTATTAGATGCTGAAATTGGACTTAGAACAGGTAATGTATTAAGCCATGTTGCAGTATTTGATGTTAAAGAATACGATAGATTATTTTTTGTAACTGATGCTGCTATGAATTTAGCACCAGATTTAAATGCTAAAAAACAAATTATAGAAAACACTGTTCAAGTGGCTCATGCTCTTGATATAAATGAACCAAAGGTTGCAGCAGTTTGTGCAGTAGAAAAAGTTAATCCAAAGATGAAGGATACTGTAGATGCAGCAGCACTAGAAGAAATGAATAAAAATGGTGAAATTACAGGATGTATTGTAGGTGGACCATTTGCGCTTGATAATGCTGTTTCTATGGAAGCTGCTAAGCATAAAGGAATAACTCATCCTGTTGCAGGACAAGCAGACATATTATTAGTACCTGACATTGAGGCAGGTAATATTTTATATAAATCTATGGTATTCTTTGCTGGAGCTAAAAATGCTGGACTTATTATGGGAGCAAAGGCACCTGTTGTATTAACTTCTAGAGCAGATAGCGACGAAGCAAAATTATATTCAATTGCACTTGGAGTATTATGTGCAGCTAAATTATTTTAA
- a CDS encoding sigma-54 interaction domain-containing protein, with protein MLKEIDVILNSTHDATIAVDMNGNITLFNKAAEKILGFNEKDVLGKHIEEILPSTRLPYILETGESELNRRQIVSDISIITSRMPVKDEQGNTIGAVAVFRDISEIMDLNDEIYKLKEMQSLLEGIFHSTQDAISVCDENGIGVLINPAYTQLIGLSEKDIIGKPATTDIVQGESVHMKVLRTKKPVKDVRLKVGPRNKEVVAGAAPIIVDGVLKGSVGVLHDLTEIKRLNSELMQAKQIIRNLEAKYTFDDIIGNDELMITAMQKAKQAALTPATVLLRGESGTGKELFAHAIHNLSYRKYNQFVRVNCAAISESLLESELFGYEEGAFTGALKGGKIGLFEQAHGGTIFLDEIGEIPLSTQVKLLRVLQEKEIVRVGGANHINIDVRVIAATNAPLERAIEEGRFREDLYYRLNVLPIHIPPLRKRKNDFYHLILHLIKKFNQEYGRSVEEVDIEALNKLKTYDWPGNVRELQNIIGRSMINMKYSETIIKEEHLPKLFYNDKLQFNKDSRISSRIKYENNEGLKEIMDRLEREVITSALKRNNGNRTVTARELQVSVRNLYYKIEKYAIEI; from the coding sequence ATGTTAAAGGAGATAGATGTTATTTTAAATAGCACCCACGATGCCACTATTGCTGTAGATATGAATGGTAACATTACATTATTTAATAAAGCGGCAGAGAAAATTCTAGGTTTTAATGAAAAAGATGTATTAGGTAAACATATAGAAGAAATCCTTCCAAGCACAAGACTTCCTTATATATTAGAAACAGGCGAATCAGAGCTTAATCGTAGACAAATTGTTTCAGATATATCAATAATTACTAGCAGAATGCCTGTAAAGGATGAACAAGGCAATACTATCGGAGCTGTGGCTGTATTTAGGGATATTAGTGAAATAATGGATTTAAATGATGAAATTTATAAGTTGAAAGAGATGCAAAGCTTATTAGAGGGAATTTTTCATTCTACTCAAGATGCCATTTCAGTTTGTGATGAGAATGGAATAGGAGTTTTAATTAATCCTGCCTACACTCAACTAATTGGACTTTCAGAAAAGGATATTATAGGAAAGCCTGCAACTACGGATATTGTCCAAGGTGAAAGTGTCCATATGAAAGTCCTTAGAACAAAAAAACCTGTAAAGGATGTTAGGTTAAAGGTAGGTCCACGTAACAAAGAAGTAGTGGCAGGTGCTGCTCCTATTATTGTAGACGGCGTGCTAAAAGGTAGTGTCGGTGTACTCCATGATCTAACTGAAATTAAAAGGTTAAATAGCGAGTTAATGCAGGCAAAACAAATTATACGTAACCTAGAAGCAAAGTATACATTTGATGATATTATAGGTAATGATGAACTTATGATTACTGCTATGCAAAAGGCAAAGCAGGCAGCATTAACACCAGCTACAGTACTATTAAGAGGTGAGAGCGGAACCGGGAAAGAACTTTTTGCCCATGCAATTCATAATCTATCCTATAGAAAGTACAATCAGTTTGTTAGAGTAAACTGCGCAGCTATTAGTGAGAGCCTATTGGAGAGTGAACTTTTTGGTTATGAAGAGGGCGCATTTACTGGAGCTCTTAAGGGAGGAAAAATTGGACTTTTTGAACAGGCTCATGGTGGAACTATTTTCTTAGATGAAATTGGCGAAATTCCACTGAGTACTCAAGTTAAGCTATTACGAGTATTACAGGAGAAAGAGATAGTTAGGGTAGGCGGCGCCAATCATATCAATATAGATGTCCGTGTAATTGCTGCTACTAATGCTCCTTTAGAAAGGGCAATAGAAGAAGGTAGATTTAGAGAGGATCTTTATTATAGGTTAAATGTATTACCAATTCATATTCCACCTCTAAGAAAACGGAAAAATGATTTTTATCACTTAATATTACATTTAATAAAGAAATTTAATCAGGAGTATGGTAGAAGTGTAGAAGAAGTAGATATAGAAGCCTTAAATAAACTTAAAACTTATGATTGGCCAGGTAATGTAAGGGAGTTACAAAATATTATTGGACGATCTATGATAAATATGAAATATAGTGAAACTATAATTAAAGAAGAACATCTTCCAAAACTTTTTTATAATGATAAGCTACAATTTAATAAAGATAGTAGAATTAGTAGTCGTATAAAATATGAGAATAATGAAGGACTAAAGGAAATAATGGATCGTTTAGAAAGAGAAGTAATTACAAGTGCGTTAAAGAGGAATAATGGTAATCGTACTGTTACTGCTAGGGAATTACAAGTTTCAGTACGAAATTTATATTATAAAATTGAAAAGTATGCTATAGAAATATAA
- a CDS encoding CdaR family protein, which translates to MNKTGIRNLAPKIISILFALVLWIYVMSVINPRVSRDLVNVPVKLVNLEELKKQGIVIVGSEDFRVRVRLTGRRDEVFKISPEQIQIEADLRGYKLGVNNVPLEISALNNIGIDVSPRFIRVELEGIIKKQRDVKVSITGSPKKNYVVGNLDYKPTAIWIEGPESYVNSVENVVAKLDVTGETKNLLLSLPLKPVNSRGEEVPGVEVKTAYVDVSLSIDLLKSVPIKPDLQVTTGDGHVISNVEINPKEVILKGQEEILKGITEITTDIVQVENLATDQVIETKLKLPQGVTLQEEVPITVSISLEKVEEETFKIPKDKIIFNNLNEKLKVDKNNIPESVDVKVVALRNVLDSIKESDISIEVDLNELNANEYTIEPVVQLPFIIERDVKEVQLSPETINIKLVEKK; encoded by the coding sequence ATGAATAAAACAGGTATTAGAAATTTGGCGCCTAAGATTATTTCTATTCTTTTTGCTCTTGTTTTATGGATTTATGTAATGAGTGTAATTAATCCAAGGGTTAGTCGTGATTTAGTAAACGTGCCAGTAAAACTTGTAAATTTAGAAGAACTTAAAAAACAAGGCATTGTAATTGTTGGCAGTGAGGATTTTAGAGTGAGGGTTAGATTAACTGGACGGAGAGATGAGGTATTTAAAATATCTCCAGAGCAAATTCAAATAGAAGCAGATTTAAGGGGATATAAGTTAGGAGTAAACAATGTTCCTTTAGAGATTTCTGCTTTAAATAATATAGGGATAGATGTGAGCCCAAGATTTATTCGTGTAGAATTAGAAGGAATTATAAAGAAACAAAGAGATGTAAAGGTTTCAATTACTGGTAGTCCTAAGAAAAACTATGTTGTAGGAAATCTAGACTATAAACCTACAGCAATATGGATTGAAGGGCCTGAAAGCTACGTTAATTCTGTAGAAAATGTAGTTGCAAAGTTAGATGTTACTGGAGAAACAAAAAATCTTTTATTAAGTTTACCATTAAAGCCGGTTAACAGTAGAGGAGAAGAAGTGCCAGGTGTGGAGGTTAAAACTGCCTATGTAGATGTATCTTTATCTATTGACTTATTAAAATCTGTACCGATTAAACCAGATTTGCAGGTTACTACAGGAGATGGACATGTAATTAGTAATGTAGAAATTAATCCAAAGGAAGTTATACTAAAGGGACAAGAAGAAATTCTTAAAGGAATTACTGAAATTACAACGGATATAGTTCAAGTTGAAAACTTGGCTACCGATCAAGTAATAGAAACAAAACTAAAGCTACCTCAAGGAGTAACTTTGCAAGAGGAAGTACCTATTACTGTTAGTATATCTTTAGAAAAGGTAGAGGAAGAGACCTTTAAGATTCCTAAGGATAAAATAATATTTAATAATTTAAATGAAAAACTTAAAGTTGATAAGAATAATATTCCTGAAAGTGTAGATGTAAAAGTCGTAGCTTTAAGAAATGTATTAGATAGTATTAAAGAAAGTGATATTAGTATAGAAGTGGACTTAAATGAATTAAATGCAAATGAATATACAATTGAACCGGTGGTACAACTTCCTTTTATTATTGAAAGAGATGTGAAGGAAGTCCAATTAAGCCCAGAAACTATTAATATAAAATTAGTTGAAAAAAAATAA
- the cdaA gene encoding diadenylate cyclase CdaA, translating to MEQVLELFRNISIRDVADMVIVAFVFYKLYMLIRETRAEQLIKGILVLLIATPLSGWLQLHVINWILKNTMTVGFIALLIVFQPELRRALEYIGRTKFLTKSIVDIEEEEIKNTVGELVDAVGSLSRQKIGALIVIERETGLSEVVETGTQIGGRISSGLLINIFIPNTPLHDGAVVIRKSQILAAGCLLPLTDNPNISKALGTRHRAAIGITERSDSMVVIVSEETGVISVAENGKLKRFLDTKKLSDILLQSYKAEENRQWQFLKMKWRNKDE from the coding sequence GTGGAACAAGTTCTAGAGTTATTTAGAAATATAAGTATAAGAGATGTAGCAGATATGGTTATAGTTGCATTTGTTTTTTATAAACTGTATATGCTTATTCGAGAAACAAGAGCAGAACAGCTTATAAAAGGAATATTAGTACTATTAATTGCCACACCATTAAGTGGATGGCTTCAACTACATGTAATTAATTGGATTTTAAAAAACACAATGACTGTAGGATTTATTGCTCTACTTATTGTATTTCAACCGGAATTAAGAAGAGCTCTTGAATATATAGGTAGGACAAAATTTTTAACAAAATCCATAGTTGATATAGAAGAGGAAGAAATAAAAAATACGGTAGGGGAATTGGTAGATGCTGTAGGATCACTTTCGAGACAAAAAATTGGTGCTCTTATTGTTATTGAAAGAGAAACAGGGCTAAGTGAAGTAGTCGAAACTGGAACACAAATTGGTGGTAGAATTTCCAGTGGATTACTCATAAATATTTTTATTCCAAATACTCCTTTGCATGATGGAGCTGTGGTTATTAGAAAGAGTCAAATATTAGCTGCAGGTTGTTTACTTCCCTTAACCGACAATCCGAATATCAGTAAAGCTTTAGGCACAAGACATAGGGCTGCTATAGGTATTACCGAAAGATCGGATTCCATGGTAGTTATTGTTTCAGAAGAAACTGGAGTTATTTCAGTTGCAGAAAACGGGAAACTTAAAAGATTTCTTGATACTAAAAAATTGTCTGATATATTACTTCAAAGCTATAAGGCCGAGGAAAATCGTCAGTGGCAATTTTTAAAGATGAAATGGAGGAATAAGGATGAATAA
- a CDS encoding shikimate dehydrogenase yields MNRFAFLIHPIEIDDIYRKYKYLKILPKMMTEKVVSNVSPSVISKITDIKSESQEAEGWFIGVPLTSSMMMNMQYKYVLKRIIDSGRIAEKLGARIIGLGAYTSVVGDAGVTVAKNLNIAVTTGNTYTVAAAFEATRNACNLLGKNLQESEVAIVGATGSIGKVCAELACREAKKVILVGRNIQRLIGIKLEFHQKYGYRVEVECCTNVSDGIENADVVITVTSSVDDVIKAEYIKSGAVVCDVARPRDVSKLVQEKRKDVLVIEGGVIEVPKEVNFNFNFGFPEGLCYACMAETMILALEGKYENFSLGREMQIEKVDEINKLAEKHGFKVAGLRSFEKVIDEKYIESVIENMKKVHNI; encoded by the coding sequence ATGAACAGATTCGCATTTTTAATCCATCCTATAGAAATAGATGATATTTATAGAAAATATAAATATCTAAAGATACTACCAAAAATGATGACTGAAAAAGTAGTTAGTAATGTATCACCTTCAGTTATCTCAAAGATCACAGATATAAAAAGTGAATCTCAAGAAGCTGAAGGCTGGTTTATTGGTGTACCATTAACTTCTAGTATGATGATGAATATGCAATATAAGTATGTTCTTAAAAGGATAATTGACTCAGGAAGAATAGCTGAAAAATTAGGTGCAAGAATAATAGGGTTAGGAGCATATACATCCGTTGTAGGAGATGCGGGAGTTACAGTTGCTAAAAACTTAAATATTGCTGTAACTACTGGGAACACCTATACAGTGGCCGCTGCTTTTGAAGCTACTAGGAATGCATGCAATTTATTAGGGAAAAATTTACAAGAGAGTGAAGTTGCTATTGTAGGCGCTACAGGTTCTATTGGAAAGGTTTGTGCTGAACTAGCATGTAGAGAAGCAAAAAAGGTTATTTTAGTAGGTAGAAATATACAGAGGCTTATTGGGATTAAACTGGAATTCCATCAAAAGTATGGCTATAGGGTAGAGGTAGAGTGCTGTACTAATGTAAGTGATGGTATTGAGAACGCAGATGTAGTTATTACTGTAACCAGCAGTGTTGATGATGTTATTAAGGCAGAATATATTAAAAGTGGTGCTGTTGTTTGTGATGTAGCTAGACCTAGAGATGTTTCGAAGTTAGTACAAGAAAAGCGTAAAGATGTGCTAGTTATAGAAGGTGGAGTAATTGAAGTTCCTAAGGAAGTAAATTTTAATTTTAATTTTGGATTTCCTGAAGGGCTATGTTATGCATGTATGGCTGAAACAATGATTTTAGCTTTAGAAGGTAAATATGAAAATTTTAGCTTAGGCAGAGAAATGCAAATTGAAAAGGTAGATGAAATAAATAAGTTAGCAGAAAAACATGGTTTTAAGGTTGCTGGGCTTAGAAGTTTTGAAAAAGTAATAGACGAAAAATATATTGAAAGTGTTATTGAGAACATGAAAAAAGTACACAATATATAG
- a CDS encoding aspartate aminotransferase family protein yields MVQEVMSKEKELISLDEALNLEQKDIEENYRQHINLHLTRLLKMLGFNKTFVRAKDMMVWDKNGEEYLDFLGAYGALNIGHNNDAVINAINSVSHLPNLLQSGMHSLPSVLARNLAKITPGDLKYTFFCNSGAEAVEGALKLAKIATEKSRIIYCKGAFHGKSMGALSVTGRNKYKKYFGPMVPLAVEVSYGDINELKLVLEKYDDIAAFIVEPIQGEGGIIVPPIGYLRKAKDICSQYGVLLIADEIQTGFGRTGYWFACEAEGMVPDIMCMAKSLGGGIIPIGAYIANEDVWKRGYGTMDRCLLHTSTFGGNTWASAAGISTIEFIAENNLENEALEKGNYIISKLLRLKDKYPLLKEVRGRGLMIGLEFDTINIPLMDRVITNNTRELVDEYTGGIVASELINNYNIITAYTLNNPNVIRIEPPLTVTYEQLDKLVSSLEEILMKNRSIGTIALNNTKNLIKSVFSGRR; encoded by the coding sequence ATGGTACAAGAAGTCATGAGTAAAGAAAAGGAGCTTATTTCTTTAGATGAAGCTTTAAATCTGGAACAGAAAGATATTGAAGAAAACTATCGACAACATATTAATTTGCATTTAACTAGACTTTTAAAAATGTTAGGTTTTAATAAAACTTTTGTAAGAGCAAAGGATATGATGGTTTGGGACAAAAATGGAGAAGAATATTTAGATTTTCTTGGTGCCTACGGTGCTTTAAACATTGGTCATAACAACGATGCTGTAATTAATGCCATAAATAGTGTAAGTCATCTACCCAATTTATTACAATCTGGAATGCATAGCTTACCAAGTGTTTTAGCACGAAATCTAGCTAAGATAACACCCGGAGATTTAAAGTATACTTTTTTCTGCAATAGTGGTGCGGAGGCTGTAGAAGGAGCATTAAAATTAGCTAAGATTGCAACTGAAAAATCTAGGATTATTTATTGTAAAGGGGCATTTCATGGTAAATCAATGGGAGCTTTATCTGTTACTGGAAGAAATAAATATAAAAAGTACTTTGGTCCGATGGTTCCATTGGCAGTAGAGGTATCTTATGGAGATATTAATGAACTTAAACTTGTATTAGAAAAATATGATGATATAGCAGCATTTATTGTCGAGCCTATACAAGGAGAGGGTGGAATTATTGTTCCGCCAATTGGATACTTAAGAAAGGCAAAAGATATTTGCTCACAATATGGCGTGCTCTTAATTGCAGATGAAATACAAACGGGCTTTGGAAGAACAGGATACTGGTTTGCATGTGAGGCCGAAGGGATGGTACCAGATATTATGTGTATGGCCAAGTCTTTAGGAGGAGGTATTATCCCAATAGGAGCCTATATCGCGAATGAGGATGTATGGAAGAGAGGATATGGAACTATGGATAGATGTTTGCTCCATACTTCCACATTTGGTGGCAATACATGGGCATCGGCAGCAGGTATTTCTACTATAGAATTTATTGCGGAGAATAACTTAGAAAACGAAGCTTTGGAAAAAGGAAATTATATAATTAGTAAGTTACTAAGATTAAAGGATAAGTATCCTTTATTAAAGGAAGTAAGAGGAAGAGGTCTAATGATTGGATTGGAGTTTGACACTATAAATATACCTCTAATGGATCGAGTAATTACTAACAATACAAGAGAATTAGTTGATGAATATACTGGAGGCATAGTAGCTAGTGAGTTAATTAATAATTATAATATTATTACTGCTTATACTTTGAATAATCCGAATGTAATTAGAATTGAACCACCTTTAACGGTTACATATGAGCAATTAGATAAGTTAGTTAGTTCATTAGAAGAAATATTGATGAAAAACAGAAGTATTGGAACCATAGCACTAAATAATACTAAAAATCTAATTAAATCTGTTTTTAGTGGAAGGAGATAA